One stretch of Paramormyrops kingsleyae isolate MSU_618 chromosome 4, PKINGS_0.4, whole genome shotgun sequence DNA includes these proteins:
- the apol1 gene encoding apolipoprotein L1 isoform X1 — translation MDDVEDKFQTYFKQDSYPTKSPVVPMETEKAAEDRNVTDANGSYQECCRDVPGSSTDVTLKAAEKTDGQDRKEDPPKDNRQSQKKGKKWQNPFMPQKAVMRKVVQERTEKHPKATNVDQIHVEVSRDQMTEKVNEDVDGLMEWWGTVEHWNDMPMQADLSEKEKTKAFAVTAERVMKGIRVFNKLFTEWAEGLWQHVIDLNAIADGIDRFNKRAKIAAITGGSTSAVGGVTTIAGLALAPVTLGTSLIVTAVGLGVATAGGLTSASAGISNSVNNSLDRKKVERIVADYQAKMADISKCLKFIKQGIDSFRKYDAVKIKEHGCSQEIPELSSIYKEGAMAGKAVACNAAEIMRVTQAANVAGSTATRAIQLASMATGVLTGLFVAMDIYFVAKDSCELKKGAKSEFAAKIRDVAEQLHSGLVELNGIRAQLQEFNVSEEPGIRRDLFSPASWNPHAVLLPLLFTEDLVLETSIG, via the exons ATGGACGACGTCGAGGACAAGTTTCAG ACATATTTTAAACAAGACTCATATCCAACAAAGAGTCCTGTTGTGCCCATGGAAACTGAGAAGGCAGCAGAGGACAGAAATGTTACTGATGCTAACGGATCCTATCAG GAATGTTGCAGAGATGTTCCAGGGAGCAGCACTGATGTCACTCTGAAAGCTGCAGAGAAGACAGATGGTCAGGACAGAAAGGAAGACCCACCCAAGGACAACAGACAG TCCCAGAAGAAAGGGAAGAAATGGCAAAATCCCTTCATGCCGCAGAAAGCAGTTATG AGAAAAGTTGTGCAAGAAAGGACAGAAAAGCATCCAAAAGCTACAAATGTTGACCAGATCCACGTAGAG GTTAGCCGAGACCAAATGACAGAGAAAGTGAATGAG GATGTTGACGGCCTCATGGAGTGGTGGGGCACTGTGGAAC ACTGGAACGACATGCCTATGCAAGCTGATTTGTCTGAGAAGGAAAAGACCAA AGCATTTGCAGTGACTGCAGAGAGGGTGATGAAGGGCATCCGCGTCTTCAACAAGCTCTTCACGGAGTGGGCTGAGGGTCTTTGGCAGCACGTCATCGACCTCAACGCTATTGCGGACGGCATCGATCGCTTCAACAAAAGGGCGAAGATCGCTGCTATTACGGGGGGCTCCACCAGTGCAGTAGGAGGGGTGACCACCATTGCCGGGCTGGCCCTGGCTCCTGTCACCTTGGGGACGTCGCTGATTGTGACCGCTGTGGGACTTGGCGTGGCGACGGCCGGGGGCCTCACATCTGCCTCCGCCGGCATCTCGAACAGTGTGAACAACTCACTGGACCGCAAGAAGGTGGAGAGGATCGTGGCGGACTATCAGGCCAAGATGGCCGACATCAGCAAGTGCCTGAAGTTCATCAAGCAGGGAATCGACAGCTTCCGCAAGTACGACGCGGTGAAGATCAAGGAGCACGGATGTAGCCAAGAAATCCCCGAGCTGAGCAGCATCTACAAGGAAGGCGCAATGGCCGGAAAGGCCGTGGCCTGCAATGCTGCCGAGATCATGCGTGTGACCCAGGCTGCCAATGTGGCGGGCAGCACCGCCACTCGTGCCATCCAGCTGGCCAGCATGGCCACCGGTGTGCTGACTGGCCTCTTTGTGGCCATGGACATTTACTTTGTGGCCAAGGACTCGTGTGAACTCAAGAAAGGGGCCAAATCTGAGTTCGCTGCCAAGATCCGAGACGTGGCTGAGCAGCTTCACAGCGGACTGGTGGAGCTGAACGGTATCCGTGCGCAGCTGCAGGAATTCA ATGTTTCTGAAGAGCCTGGAATCAGAAGGGATCTGTTTAGTCCTGCTTCGTGGAAT CCCCATGCCGTGCTTCTTCCATTGCTCTTCACTGAAGACCTTGTCCTGGAGACATCCATTGGTTAG
- the apol1 gene encoding apolipoprotein L1 isoform X3: MDDVEDKFQECCRDVPGSSTDVTLKAAEKTDGQDRKEDPPKDNRQSQKKGKKWQNPFMPQKAVMRKVVQERTEKHPKATNVDQIHVEVSRDQMTEKVNEDVDGLMEWWGTVEHWNDMPMQADLSEKEKTKAFAVTAERVMKGIRVFNKLFTEWAEGLWQHVIDLNAIADGIDRFNKRAKIAAITGGSTSAVGGVTTIAGLALAPVTLGTSLIVTAVGLGVATAGGLTSASAGISNSVNNSLDRKKVERIVADYQAKMADISKCLKFIKQGIDSFRKYDAVKIKEHGCSQEIPELSSIYKEGAMAGKAVACNAAEIMRVTQAANVAGSTATRAIQLASMATGVLTGLFVAMDIYFVAKDSCELKKGAKSEFAAKIRDVAEQLHSGLVELNGIRAQLQEFNVSEEPGIRRDLFSPASWNPHAVLLPLLFTEDLVLETSIG; encoded by the exons ATGGACGACGTCGAGGACAAGTTTCAG GAATGTTGCAGAGATGTTCCAGGGAGCAGCACTGATGTCACTCTGAAAGCTGCAGAGAAGACAGATGGTCAGGACAGAAAGGAAGACCCACCCAAGGACAACAGACAG TCCCAGAAGAAAGGGAAGAAATGGCAAAATCCCTTCATGCCGCAGAAAGCAGTTATG AGAAAAGTTGTGCAAGAAAGGACAGAAAAGCATCCAAAAGCTACAAATGTTGACCAGATCCACGTAGAG GTTAGCCGAGACCAAATGACAGAGAAAGTGAATGAG GATGTTGACGGCCTCATGGAGTGGTGGGGCACTGTGGAAC ACTGGAACGACATGCCTATGCAAGCTGATTTGTCTGAGAAGGAAAAGACCAA AGCATTTGCAGTGACTGCAGAGAGGGTGATGAAGGGCATCCGCGTCTTCAACAAGCTCTTCACGGAGTGGGCTGAGGGTCTTTGGCAGCACGTCATCGACCTCAACGCTATTGCGGACGGCATCGATCGCTTCAACAAAAGGGCGAAGATCGCTGCTATTACGGGGGGCTCCACCAGTGCAGTAGGAGGGGTGACCACCATTGCCGGGCTGGCCCTGGCTCCTGTCACCTTGGGGACGTCGCTGATTGTGACCGCTGTGGGACTTGGCGTGGCGACGGCCGGGGGCCTCACATCTGCCTCCGCCGGCATCTCGAACAGTGTGAACAACTCACTGGACCGCAAGAAGGTGGAGAGGATCGTGGCGGACTATCAGGCCAAGATGGCCGACATCAGCAAGTGCCTGAAGTTCATCAAGCAGGGAATCGACAGCTTCCGCAAGTACGACGCGGTGAAGATCAAGGAGCACGGATGTAGCCAAGAAATCCCCGAGCTGAGCAGCATCTACAAGGAAGGCGCAATGGCCGGAAAGGCCGTGGCCTGCAATGCTGCCGAGATCATGCGTGTGACCCAGGCTGCCAATGTGGCGGGCAGCACCGCCACTCGTGCCATCCAGCTGGCCAGCATGGCCACCGGTGTGCTGACTGGCCTCTTTGTGGCCATGGACATTTACTTTGTGGCCAAGGACTCGTGTGAACTCAAGAAAGGGGCCAAATCTGAGTTCGCTGCCAAGATCCGAGACGTGGCTGAGCAGCTTCACAGCGGACTGGTGGAGCTGAACGGTATCCGTGCGCAGCTGCAGGAATTCA ATGTTTCTGAAGAGCCTGGAATCAGAAGGGATCTGTTTAGTCCTGCTTCGTGGAAT CCCCATGCCGTGCTTCTTCCATTGCTCTTCACTGAAGACCTTGTCCTGGAGACATCCATTGGTTAG
- the apol1 gene encoding apolipoprotein L1 isoform X2, whose amino-acid sequence MDDVEDKFQTYFKQDSYPTKSPVVPMETEKAAEDRNVTDANGSYQECCRDVPGSSTDVTLKAAEKTDGQDRKEDPPKDNRQSQKKGKKWQNPFMPQKAVMRKVVQERTEKHPKATNVDQIHVEVSRDQMTEKVNEDVDGLMEWWGTVEHWNDMPMQADLSEKEKTKAFAVTAERVMKGIRVFNKLFTEWAEGLWQHVIDLNAIADGIDRFNKRAKIAAITGGSTSAVGGVTTIAGLALAPVTLGTSLIVTAVGLGVATAGGLTSASAGISNSVNNSLDRKKVERIVADYQAKMADISKCLKFIKQGIDSFRKYDAVKIKEHGCSQEIPELSSIYKEGAMAGKAVACNAAEIMRVTQAANVAGSTATRAIQLASMATGVLTGLFVAMDIYFVAKDSCELKKGAKSEFAAKIRDVAEQLHSGLVELNGIRAQLQEFSRCS is encoded by the exons ATGGACGACGTCGAGGACAAGTTTCAG ACATATTTTAAACAAGACTCATATCCAACAAAGAGTCCTGTTGTGCCCATGGAAACTGAGAAGGCAGCAGAGGACAGAAATGTTACTGATGCTAACGGATCCTATCAG GAATGTTGCAGAGATGTTCCAGGGAGCAGCACTGATGTCACTCTGAAAGCTGCAGAGAAGACAGATGGTCAGGACAGAAAGGAAGACCCACCCAAGGACAACAGACAG TCCCAGAAGAAAGGGAAGAAATGGCAAAATCCCTTCATGCCGCAGAAAGCAGTTATG AGAAAAGTTGTGCAAGAAAGGACAGAAAAGCATCCAAAAGCTACAAATGTTGACCAGATCCACGTAGAG GTTAGCCGAGACCAAATGACAGAGAAAGTGAATGAG GATGTTGACGGCCTCATGGAGTGGTGGGGCACTGTGGAAC ACTGGAACGACATGCCTATGCAAGCTGATTTGTCTGAGAAGGAAAAGACCAA AGCATTTGCAGTGACTGCAGAGAGGGTGATGAAGGGCATCCGCGTCTTCAACAAGCTCTTCACGGAGTGGGCTGAGGGTCTTTGGCAGCACGTCATCGACCTCAACGCTATTGCGGACGGCATCGATCGCTTCAACAAAAGGGCGAAGATCGCTGCTATTACGGGGGGCTCCACCAGTGCAGTAGGAGGGGTGACCACCATTGCCGGGCTGGCCCTGGCTCCTGTCACCTTGGGGACGTCGCTGATTGTGACCGCTGTGGGACTTGGCGTGGCGACGGCCGGGGGCCTCACATCTGCCTCCGCCGGCATCTCGAACAGTGTGAACAACTCACTGGACCGCAAGAAGGTGGAGAGGATCGTGGCGGACTATCAGGCCAAGATGGCCGACATCAGCAAGTGCCTGAAGTTCATCAAGCAGGGAATCGACAGCTTCCGCAAGTACGACGCGGTGAAGATCAAGGAGCACGGATGTAGCCAAGAAATCCCCGAGCTGAGCAGCATCTACAAGGAAGGCGCAATGGCCGGAAAGGCCGTGGCCTGCAATGCTGCCGAGATCATGCGTGTGACCCAGGCTGCCAATGTGGCGGGCAGCACCGCCACTCGTGCCATCCAGCTGGCCAGCATGGCCACCGGTGTGCTGACTGGCCTCTTTGTGGCCATGGACATTTACTTTGTGGCCAAGGACTCGTGTGAACTCAAGAAAGGGGCCAAATCTGAGTTCGCTGCCAAGATCCGAGACGTGGCTGAGCAGCTTCACAGCGGACTGGTGGAGCTGAACGGTATCCGTGCGCAGCTGCAGGAATTCAGTAGGTGCAGCTGA
- the LOC111854529 gene encoding uncharacterized protein — protein MLSRIFRRAPLPVENRLPVQDTPACNELSAREDSTGNLSESSTRGDFEKIHANNSDPRPSEDTEEDGESLLDWWRGVEGWEEWNKSINVHEDMEDVAVEQAADRVYMAAQLFVRLLEQHSDSLHCRVHELLSVADAADGFHKRTVVASVGGGVASVAGGVVTISGLVLAPFTFGTSLVVTAVGIGVATLGGLTSASANITDTLHSTMDRKKVEKMIQDYQEEMKDIKECLEFVQEGVNVLRQWDFEEYMESLSRQALNQNLKHVMKEGGRAGKALFINTEKLVNTVQVLSVAGGAARAAQAVSVATGVMSALFLALDVFFLARDSHELHTGAKTKFAAKIREVCKELEDGLRELKRIKEELQKTMNGEELQMEEEEEEKVLFSDLDELALLEKELDQLENEFDERALKKSMGEGPGRGEKEGRIESVIVGSKNNEVKPGQKSRRDGDVETGVRIDLENKQGTANRGTGMMEEQRGKDRVEDVKRGKEDRLACASRPRAFAFSCSTDSGYMGGAGLTGDTSSK, from the exons ATGTTGAGCAGAATATTCAGAAGGGCTCCCTTGCCAGTGGAAAATCGCCTACCTGTGCAG GACACACCCGCCTGCAATGAGCTCTCAGCCCGAGAGGACAGCACTGGCAATCTCTCCGAGAGCAGCACAAGG GGGGACTTTGAGAAGATACATGCCAACAATAGTGATCCAAGACCCTCTGAGGACACAGAGGAA GATGGTGAAAGCTTGCTGGATTGGTGGAGAGGGGTGGAAG GTTGGGAAGAGTGGAATAAATCCATTAATGTTCATGAGGATATGGAGGATGT TGCGGTGGAACAGGCAGCCGACCGCGTCTACATGGCCGCCCAGCTGTTCGTGCGTCTCCTGGAGCAGCACAGCGACTCTCTGCACTGCCGCGTCCACGAGTTGCTCTCCGTGGCCGACGCCGCCGACGGCTTCCACAAGCGCACAGTAGTGGCCAGCGTCGGTGGGGGCGTGGCCAGTGTGGCCGGGGGCGTGGTCACCATCAGTGGCCTGGTCCTCGCCCCCTTTACCTTCGGCACCTCCCTCGTTGTCACTGCCGTCGGGATTGGCGTGGCCACTTTGGGTGGCCTCACCTCGGCCTCCGCCAACATCACGGACACGCTCCACTCCACCATGGACCGCAAGAAGGTGGAGAAGATGATCCAGGATTACCAGGAAGAGATGAAGGACATCAAAGAATGTCTGGAGTTTGTGCAG GAAGGTGTGAATGTACTGAGGCAGTGGGACTTTGAGGAGTACATGGAGAGCCTGTCTAGGCAAGCACTGAACCAGAACCTGAAGCATGTGATGAAGGAGGGTGGACGGGCAGGGAAGGCCCTGTTCATCAACACAGAGAAGTTGGTCAACACTGTGCAGGTgctcagtgtggctggtggagCGGCCCGAGCAGCCCAGGCAGTCAGTGTTGCCACCGGAGTAATGTCTGCGCTCTTCCTTGCACTTGATGTGTTCTTCCTCGCCAGGGACTCACACGAGCTACACACAGGTGCCAAAACCAAGTTTGCTGCCAAGATCCGCGAGGTCTGTAAGGAGCTTGAGGATGGCCTGCGGGAGCTGAAGCGGATCAAGGAGGAGTTACAGAAGACCATGAATGGGGAAGAGCTGCagatggaggaagaggaggaggagaaggtccTGTTCTCTGACTTGGATGAGCTGGCCCTCCTTGAGAAAGAGCTTGATCAGCTGGAAAATGAGTTTGACGAGAGAGCCCTCAAAAAGAGCATGGGTGAGGGCCCGGGTAGGGGTGAGAAAGAAGGCAGAATCGAAAGTGTGATTGTGGGCAGTAAAAATAACGAGGTCAAGCCAGGACAGAAGAGCAGGAGGGATGGAGACGTGGAGACAGGGGTGAGAATAGACCTGGAGAATAAGCAGGGGACTGCAAATCGTGGGACAGGTATGATGGAAGAACAAAGAGGAAAAGACAGAGTGGAAGATGTGAAGAGGGGAAAGGAGGACAGATTGGCATGTGCTTCGCGGCCTCGGGCCTTTGCTTTTTCATGCAGTACAGACAGTGGATATATGGGTGGGGCAGGTCTCACAGGGGACACCTCCAGCAAGTGA